The Solanum dulcamara chromosome 2, daSolDulc1.2, whole genome shotgun sequence region TgttcaaatataaaaatcttATTGAATAGATAtgagttattttaattaaaattaagttATCATGGCATTATGATTGAGACTATAATTAGCGGTACGTATTAAAATCTGATTTAGCGATAAATGTTTAAACTTGTTATATTACAATCCGCTCTGCAACTTGCATTTGctttttttaatcataattaacaTTAGGATTAAAATTAGATTGCGCAGTGGTTATTTGGTTTGAACACAAGTTAAGTTGGGGTTGGGATTATCATGTTGGGATTAGTTGATGCTAAAACTAGTTATATATTGATTgtttgattttgttatgttaaAAATAAGATGTgttgcataaattttaaaaaaatgcttatttaaaaataaacaatTACTATTTCAGAATTGCCTGATAACAAATAAACTGCAAAAAGAATTCCCATCCTAAGGACAAGAATATAAAGCCTTAAAAACATCTAACAAGACCAACACTgacccaaactatttttttaactaTAAAAGAAACTTAATTAACACTAATCTTAGCCCTTAATCtaatctcctaaaatataatcatctacttgttttttttctatttccatATTACATCCCTATACAAGAAAACATTGAACAAagcaattgaaaaaaaaaatactaggcAAATAACACTAGGAACTgaaatgaacaagactctatgACTAGGAAAAACTGTTCTCTgcttattttgatttatttgtgCTCCTCCTCAACCGACTCGTTGTTGCTAGGATTGAACTCCAGTTGGGTGGCCGTTGCTGGTGACGAGGTCCTGGCTATGGCATTGTTGTCTGGGACGATGGTGGTTCTCATTTCGAGAACCTTCTTGTGAGAGTTTGAGTGCAATGATGGAACAAATGTGGGACTTGCAGCTGGTCGGTATTCAGGGAAGAGTCGTCCTGACTTGTAACGAACACCACAGGCGTTGCAGAGAGTTTTTGGTCCCATTGGACCGGCCCTCCATTGAGGAGTCTTTGTTATCTCGCAATGCTGGCATTTCCTAACAGTTTGTTGTGCCACTGGATTCTGATTTGTCTCGACCGGAGCTAGAGGAATAGAGAATTtgatcttctttttctttttctgttcTGGTGCAGCTGGTTTCAGAATCTTCTTCATGGGAGACTCCGCGAAATTCTCTGATTCTGTTGGAACTCCTGGAGCAACAAACACTGGGAAGGGATTAAAAGTTGTTGGGCGAGGACGCTTGGTCCGAGCACGTTGTGGACCACGGTGACATGGACTAAGGGGTAAAGTTTTTTCCCCCGAGCTGGAAAAGGACgagctgctgctgctgctgctttCGAGCACAGACACGGGACTCGAAGTCTGGAACTTGCCTTGGGATGACGGCTCTTTCTCAACAGGAATGTTTTCTTTCCCGAGAGTCAATCCCCCACCCGAAAAGGAATCCTCCACGAATGTTGAAAGCCATTCAAGATGGACAATGTCCTCATACTGtaacaaaagaaaacaaatatataagaCAGAGTTCAGAGTTGTAGTATATAATATCAAACGCAAGCACAACTAGCTTGATAAGGAATTTGGAACCGTTAAGGAAAAGGGAAACCAAAGAGAAAATGTGTATGAATGAGATATCCAGTAACAAGAAGGAAAAGGAATCTTTGTTTTAACTGTATCCCACTATGTATCACCTGATGACCCTCAAAATGTTTAATCTTTGGTTCAAGTCGAATTTCAAATGGGAAACATCTTTTAAGGTACAAGTTCTAATTGACAAACTATGTATGACGCTCTTATGTGCAAAGTAACACCAAAGCAAAAGAAAAATTTGCCAAACACATCACTTAGTAGATGTGATGTCCCTTTCTATGGTGACTAGACTTTTAATAGAATGTTGGTTCAATTTTGCATATAGTTGCACAAACTTGCTGGTGCAAATTGAATGTTGTTATCTGTGATTCATGATGATGGCAAGGGATGGAAGTTGAAATAGACTGGACTTGCCAATCCCAACTACCATGAGGGGAACACTCCAGAGCCATTAATTACGCAAGTAACATATGGCTAACCACCAAGGAGTGTGGTGGGAAGAACAACTTTTCCTTCACTCTTAATCAAAGATCTCGGGTTAGAAACTGAAGAACTCCTACTATGAAGCATTTCTCCTTATAATAGGCCCTACAATTTGCGAAATTCGAATTAGTCACCACTAATATGAAAGAATGACTTTATAATTGGTATTCCCTTCCCCCTTAATTAGAAGTTTCAAGTTTGAGCCTTGGAAATGGAGGAACTCCTGATATGGACCGTATTTCTACATTTAGTGGGCCCTACAATGTGCGAAATCCAGATTAGCCACTactaatatgaaaaaaatatgactTCAGCATGTGTGGTAATCCATTCACCCTTAACAAGAGGTTATGGATTCGAGCCTAGGAAACCGAGTATGGGGGTTTTCTGTCTTTAGTGGGCCCTACGACATGCAAAATCCAGATTAGTCACCATTAATATGGCAAAAAAGATGACTTCACCATATGTGCTAGCATCAGTCCAACTCTCAACACAATCAAACTCTAGAAAACAAAGTGTCTTGCACTTCTTCCACACCGACAGCACAGCTGGCTGTCAAGATACCAACAAAGTTATATGATAGTCCATACACTAATCCCCATAAAAGAGCTAATCTATCCAATTATGATACATTAACTTAATCATTCactaaacaaaacatatttaaatctTGACATCTAATCACGTGATTGAGACATAAAAATGGAATTAGACCCCACATGAATCACTTAAACTTTGAccattttttatcaaataatgatttaagcAACATGCATACATAACACTTACCGGAACTGAGAGCTCAGCTGAGAGGTCGGAGGCAGAATTCCGTTGGCTGCCGGAGAAAAGGGAGTCAGAATCCGGCAAGGGGCCATTCCAAATGCTTGGAAAATCTTTGCAATCAGTAGAACTAAGGTCAACATTCTCATTCTCAAGAGggaattcaatcaaatcatcaATGTGGTCAAAGAAGCTGCCACAATCTATCTCATCCACTACATTTGACCCCATTTATACTTTCTCGAGTTTTTTTCTACTCTAAAAAACTATTACCTGCAAAAATTAACACAAAACCATTAATAATaacaccaaaaaaagaaatctcatcaaCTTTCAATTATCCAATAATGATAGCTACTTTATATATACTTTCATTTTATAGGgacaaaaatgaaatttaatgTGCAGGGTAGGGGCCAAAAACCACACCATGTACTTAGGCTGGAGCCAGAGTGTCAAAATGGGGCGTGGCACattttagaagaaaaaggttgaattttttttggaattttgttaatccaaaatgaacatttatCAAGATTCTTgtaatattaagaaaattatttcaaaaaaaaattgggaaatTTGTAGAACTCACATTGAGTGTACCGACAAGGAGAGAGATTTGCAAGAAAATGGATTTTTTGAAAAGTAtattggaaaaattgaagaTAAATGCAAATATACGAAGTAGACCTTAAAATTGCAAGAATATGTAGACCCAATTTACAGAAAAGGTTTCAGTGTCCAAAATTTCACAGAAAATTCCCCTGCAATTTCATCccaaaattgtcaaaaatgcagaaaaagagggaagaaaatttgaattttttatgcCTAGACATATCTAGAAACCAAATTTTATTGGCTCATTTGAAGCAACACACAACAAAAAAGACTCAATCTTTTTCCACTATGCTTCTCTGTTTAGGAACCAAACAAACAACAAAGCAAGCTTGAAATTTCAGGAAAAATGGAACCTTTTTTGTTCTTCCCTCTCTTTTCTTAGTAGTAAGCAAACATATAATATGAAATTTTTCTTAGGAAACAGTGAAATTTCAGAAAAGGCTCAACTCCCAAGGAAACTGCAGAATTTTCCTAGTCTCTGAGAAAGTGAATGAAGGAAGCAGTGaataaaaacaagaaaacaAATGTAACCAGACAGAACACTCATTAGAAATTGTAatcaaaaaaagacaaaaacttTCAAGCACCCACAAGAAAAAATGTACCTCCATATGAAGTAGATTAACAGTATGTACCTTAAAAAAGACAAAAGCAAAAcccacaaataaaaaataatatgtacCTTGAAGGAACTAGTACAAGGAGAAGAGATATGAGAGCTTATGGAGAAATTGGgaaatgaaatgaagaacaagaATACAACACTGAACAGACAGTTCACATTAAAAGACAAACTTTGCAACaatcatcaaaaaaataatgtaccccattaatgaaatatatgcAACTTCAAAAAGACAACAGTGAGAACCCACAAAAAAATACTACATTTTATGAATGAGTACTATGAAATGCACCCAAAAAAGACAAATTTTGCAACATCCACTAGAAAAGAATACATTTTTTATGAATGAGTAATGTGATaaacagaagaaaaaaaatgaatgaataaGATTTACCTTGAAGAAACTAGTAAAGAAGAAGTTGAAGGGATTTTGCAGAAGTTAAAAATGTACAAGTAAACAACACTAAACACACAATAgcctcaaatagaacaaaaccCAAAAAGTAAGACAAAATCTTTGCAACACCCACATAAAAAGATTACATTTTTAATAATGAGTGAAAGACATATATTCCTTGAACAAACTAACTAGAAGAAGGAAAGGGAGATGAAGGGGTTTTGAAGAAATTGGGAAATTCAATTAAGAACAAGAAAGACATTAGCCTCAAATAGAAATGAACccaaaaaaagacaaaaactttgcaacaaccacaacaacaaaatCTCCATGTGAACTAGGACTATTATATGTATCACAAAGAAGACAAAAGCAAAATCCATAGAAAAAGATTACATTTTTTATGaatgaatgatatgataaaCAGAGAAAAATGAATGAATAATATGTACCCTGAAGAAACTAACTAGATTAAGGGGGTTTTGGAGAAATTGGGAAATGGAATGAAGAACAAGAAAGACAGTAGACCCAAAAAAGACAAACTTTGCAACACCCACTGAGAAAAAACTCTTCATATAAACTAGGACAATAGCAAAAcctacacacaaaaaaaagattACATTTTAATGAGTGACTACTATGATTTAACATAGAAAAATGAATGGAAAATATGTACCTTGAAGAAACTAGCTAACTATAgctagaagaagaagaaggagttTTAGGAGAAATTGGGAAAAGGAATGAAGAAAGTTTAAAAGAGGAAGGGAGAAGTAGGAGGAGAGTGATTGATGGGTTGGTAAGGGAATTGTATCAAATGCTAGCTGTATATTTTAGTGTCACCGCGACTCACCTCTCACCTCTCACCCCTCATATTGTCGTGATGTTTAAGTCTCTACCCTCCCTCCTTCCTTTCTTCAATACACTCTTCTTCATTGCATTTGCACCATGGGTCCCACACCCCTCtcaccatttttatttttttaaaaaaaaatcaatttttgttttgataaattaaaaataactaattaaaCTGCACTTTTCTACGATAATCATCCTttatagtaatatttttattttaacaaTCATACTTTATACTGAAATTCGATCattcatgtcatatcatatcatatgatGTTCTTTATAGTAGTATTTTGATAtagtaattaaaaaatattgaaacaaaTGATATTGTTATATGAAAGTTGATAGTACATACTTAAAATCTTTTATAAGTTACATTGGTTGGATCGGAAAAGAGCTAAAATTCCATGTCATTTATTACTTCTTTTTCATACTACCAAAATTTTCCTTCTGTGTGTGTGATTTATTTGCTAAAAAATTTGCACATTGATTTGTCCTTTCactaaatatgaaagaaattgcATTAGTAACTTTTAACTAGTAATTATATATTCATTTCTTTTGTTTGTAGATATCACTTATATAAATCTTATTTCTATATTAGGTTATATTCTTTTTAGCTAAGTCTATATTAATTATCATAAATTATAGATTTTTTGAGCTTCCTTCAATGTGATGTTTGCTATATCTCATCCTATTTTTATACTTTCAATCACCATAATAACTTGTTATGataagttaaattaaattaataaaatttaaaaattacattatataagTGTATAGttataacttaaattatatGGTAATTAGAGGGAAATTTTTGTAATAAGAATTACTAATTAACAATCCAATACAAATGATAACTAATTACATATCAAACTATAATGATAGTTTAAATAATTTTACACATTATATACATAACACATATAGCTGTAATGTATTTTTGGTTGTTTTTCATAGATTTTCCTTAAAAGATAAAAAGGGAAAGTAGGATACTCTGTTGCATGTTTTGCCACTTTGCTTTTATTgcttatattaaataattaatgtaacatatatttttttttcacaaacttgtcaaaacatataaatatttttgttgatttaaaatttaCAGTTAATGATTTGATATCCGAAGAACTTTTCTCTAAAAAATTAAAGCACTTCTATTTTCTGGATATTTAAATTAACTTAGTTCCAAATATACTTCATTTACACTCGAAAGAGCAGAGGTAATATGGAATAATAGGATAATTTATTTcactaaattataattaaataaataaaatatatttaatcgaagtaataataaaaaacttcttttttgccagaaaaaaaaagagaaagaaaatggGTTTCATGATGCATTATTTCCCTTTTAACTAACTTGGATTGCACTCATAGAATCACTTCCTAAAAGACTTTTACTTTTCATAAAGTAAATTAAATAACGTTCATATGTattgttttttataaaagaaaaaaaaaagaactagGGCGTGGTAcaccaattttaatttttaatagtgCATGATTTTGTAGCTAAATCTTTATACTTTATGAAACAACAAGAAGAAACCTAAGAAGATAACAACATTTTTAGTATAATTTCTCAAATGTGTTTTGAGAAAAATAGAATATTtgcaaattttaattttgttattgTGGGGTAGATATAGCAACTCCGATAAATCTTTGGCTCGAGAAAGAAACACATACATATATGATACAACTATTATtgctaaataataataaaaaattattcttttatttaacGACAAATAATCACCgaattattgaaaaaaaattggtagctataaattatttaatgtaTCAAGCTTTGTACGTagcaatttattttattttatttttgtagtgAGTAGAAATGAAAAGGCTATAAAACCAAATGATTGCCATAATCAAAACTTCTCTTCAAAGATAAGCAATCAAGTAGTTGTGTGATGCCCTTTTATACTCTAACAAATATAATGACATTTATCAAATAAACTACTCATCTAATTAAAACTTATTAATCTAATTAAAGTATTATTAGTTGCAAATTAATTTTgttactttaaaataatttcactaAACTATTTTTTATCACTTTGAAATTACTAAAAGAATAAATAGAAGAATTATATATGTCAATAGACAATGAGGTCATGTTGAGGAAATTGGGGCATTAGCACATGGGGTTACATGCAATCCAgaaacaaatttattttttggtttttcATCCGGTGTCCGAAGCTCGTAGAGCCTTGACTAAATTTGAATCGCGCACTGCAGGGTCCATTCGGGGGTGACGCTCCCAACACAATTTTTTTCACATGCAGGACTCGAAGCCGAGGCCCTCTGATTAAGAATGAAATAATTTCACCACTGCACCACAACTCATATCGCTAAGAAGCAAATTTCAAATAGGTACAACCATACATATGttgcaataaaaaaaattatacatagaAAGATTGTTATTTTGTCTTATTGTTTTAATAATCTTGTTTATTTCAAATTACTGTTTTCATTCGTAGATAAGAtttcgatttttttttttcaaaacttactttttaaaaagtttCACTACCTTTTTGTGggagtgggggtgggggtggggtggggggtgAGGGGATGTAATTGCTCACCATAATCTTAGGAGCAAATTAAGCTTCTTAGTTGCTTTCCATTGGAACTTTTATGTAACTTCTAGGAGACATGGATTTGTCATTAAACATGAAAATTTAGTATTATCATTCACATCTTGTTGACCCCTCATTTTCTCCTAACACATTTGAAATTGGACTCAAActctttcattatttttaaattattaataatttaattatatactCACAATGTTGACACTCTTCTCTCACACACAAAAGAATATCCAAATTCAACCATCTCATCAtgtaatttttctttaatagtCCCTAGCTTAGATATATTGCATACCTACATAGGTTTGGGGATATGATAAGATTGTGCAACTTAACAATCGTAAGAGTTGACGAGAGATATAGCTAGcaaaattttgtaattttgcGAAGAGATTATGACATTTTTAATAATcgaatataattattataagacTTATGATCgacataattaaaattttcaatcaaAAAAGATATACGATTAACAATCATTATTGTATCACTAAAATCTAAATATGTGACATTACTACTCAAACTATCATACTTAAAGTCTTAAAGCTATCTTAGCTAGACCACACAATAATTAGATATTattggtttttttttgtttttctaagTTTGGCAtaaatcataatcaaataatattatttcaaatGTCAACTTCAAAGTTTGACCTTTAGAGAAGGGCATTTTTGGTATTTCACATTTACCAAAACCTTAGAAATCTAAAATCACGTGAGGAGAGCGTGCGATCAAGCATATTACATGACCCCACGTTCTTTCTGTGTGGGTGTGGGTCCCACAAACCACGTTACGGCGTCGGTGATGGGCCCCGCATTTGAAAATTCATCCACGTGGCAGTGCCAGGTGGAGCCCACAAGGTGTAGGAATCCACTGGGTTCATTGCCAGCTTGGCAATTTTATTGCTTTTAAAACAAGGTCACATGATTTTGTACCTTGGGATCTACAACTGACActgtttttcctttaaaaaaataaaaataaataaaaaataaaaaattaagaaacaaCAAGTACATATATTAGCTTAATGCAGACGAAagtttctatttttaaaaacaataatttaattaaaagatattttttataggAACAAAAACAGTCTAATCATGATTGAGAAATGTTGTAGCATGAAATTTTGAATCAATTGGTTAATGATTACAATATATATGCCAATCTAGAATTTACTGATTGATACGACGATTTAGAATAACagtataatttataattaaatatttataaatatttaatatatttttgtattatattatttgatgaaatactcaTGATCTCCTCTTGCGAAAGATAATAAGTATACACAAGTCTCAAATATGTTGTAATAGACTATAAAAATCGACTTTGATCATATTACTTCATTTAAATTATCTAAAAAGAACATTGTATAAATCTATTCATTCTTAACTTAGATGTCTCGAACGCAAATCCTAAGAATAAATAATCATCCAATAAGTAGTGATTTACATCCTTTAATTATCTCTTCATACAATAATTACATCTCCATTTTGTACGTATCTtgtctatatttttctttactaAACACGTTAATGAAGTAATCGTTTTATTCTATTCAATGTGAAATTGGATTATTGATTTATCTGTCTAATATTATATAATCTCGGACCACCATTAcataatttcttcattcttaATTTAAATATCTCACATTTGAACCTTAAAAACAAATAATCATTCGATAAGTCATAATATACCTTCCTAACTAGTTATTCTATTCAATGTAAATCTAAATTATTGATTTGTCTTGCTTAACCTATTTTATTCGGCGTGAATCCGAATTAATGATGTTAGTAAACAAAATATGATTAAATTGGtcatgaaaagaaaagaaaaaaatataaaggaaCTTCACTCACATAATATACTATTGGGGTGTAGGGTCAATTGACTATATTGCTTTAGAACATCAGTTTGAAGATTGTCCATTTGGGCCATGCTTTCATGTGGATATAATTATATTTCTCTTttccattttcttaaatattactcaaaatattgTTTGTTGTCTCTTGGTCAGGATGTTTTACCTATTTAATTTGGACATACACAAGAAATTTTAATAGGATATCTCAATCAAGGACTGATACTTGGATTGATACTTATATTGAGTTCTGATTAAATACGAATTTGTGTAGGAAATTTTCACACTTGGGAGGAGGAAGGAGAGGATAAAATTTCCTAATAAACACGACTTCATACTAAGAATTTGAATCCAAAATTGTTaattaaagatgaaaaattTACATTGATAATTGTCAAGAGTTACTATAGAATTTAATTTGTAATGAACATGGTATATCCAACTATTTTGACTAGAAGGGTTGATCAAATGATAAATACTCTTCAGTTTCAATCTTAAAATTCTGGATTCGAGTCACCAATAAAGCAAAAACAAGCAGAAGCTTTAGAAAGGGTAAAAAGAAAATAACCCaacaatttttttcattcatTCAATGATTTCGTTTTGTGGTAGCAAATATGGTTCATATGAAAAAGAACAACtcgaaaataaaagaaaacaataatacTTATATTCGATATTCATATCAATCTTATGAATATATGATATGCGTCTTTATATACATTATTATTACTTTAATCatatttaatgaatatacaattcatacttaaactactgaaatttttttcaagaaaaaaaatcttcaaactGAGAAATTTAATGCTTGATTTactcttatttattaaaaaacaaaaagaaattgACAAAGTGTGTATTGTTACTCCAAAAAAAAATGCACCGACGCACCAAAAGAGGCGTGACAACATATTCATAAATTGCACATGCCACATTCGAGAAGACCCCTTCCTTTGTCATCTACTCAAAATTATCACCAAactttatttaagaaaataccACTACAAATAAAACAATAGAAACTTATAATACAACAACACATGGAGTCCGAAAAGAATAGTGTGCACGTAATCTAACTTCTATCTTGACCAATGTGGATTGTGGTGTAATGGTGAGACTGCTCTACTCTTTATCAGAGGTTTCGAATTCGAACTTAGAATATAGGGAAAATCATGTTAGAAGCGTCACTCCTAAATGAGCCCTTCAGTTCGCGATTCGAATTTATTCGGGGCTTCGTACACGGGTGAAAAAtcgaaaataaaaaatcttacTCCTATCTTGAGAAGGTATGCTTTTCTTGAAATGTGTGTTTGATATAAAgggaaatattttcttaaaaaataagtgtatattttacttattttctagTATTTGATAAgtaagcaaaaaaaaattatctcaagGCCATTTATATGTAATAATCTAGCAAAATACTATTGGATGATAATGGTCAAAAAGTGAGGGTCGGGGGCATTTGGTGGGTAAAGAGAAGATAATGGACTTGAATATTACTTATAAAACTTGTTTTTCCTATTTCGATTAGAAAggacatttttttatttttaaggaaCTTGTTTTAGCAAATCAACCActggaaaattaaaaaatattttcttaaattataaaCACACCCTTAATGAAAAACATGGGACAAGTACTAAATAGTTAAGTTTTACTTATGTTAGTATATATACGTAGTCTTAAGGAACATTGACATTTTCTTATATGCTAACAAAAGATAATCAATATCAACATGAACAATTTTGTAATTGTATCAgaaatttattaatataaataaatatttaattataaaattaacaactaaaacgaattataaattttattgtacTTTCAAAATTCACGAACTTTTAAATTATTGCTCCTTTTTTGCGGCCAAAAGTTATTTTACACAGCGTACCAAAATACCCAATTTTATACAAGTGGTACGTacataaacaaaatattttatgtcatgTCTAAATGTACTATAAACCAAAAAGATTTCTGTACCCACAAAATTTAAGAAGCTCCAAAAAGTTAGAagatatattatacataaacaATCCAAAATAGTGTGTGAAATTTTCGTCGGCTAAAGACTTTTCTCTAtctcttttatgaatttttcataATATGGTTTATCTTTTACCTAGCAAAATGGAAATTTTACGAgaaaatattgaattataaTCTAAAATTTTGTATATCATTATAAACGTGAGACaacaatttaatattttatcaataagATTAAGTAATATATGAGTAAATAGATCCAAAGTTTAATATCGTTCGAAAAAGGAATTTCTCAAGAACTATATtcatacaacaataacatatttgtGTGATTTTACGAGTGAAATTTAAAAAAGGTTGAGTGTACACAAATCTTATCCCTGTCTTGTATAAGATAATAGCTATTTTTGATAGATCGTCGATTCAAGAAAAAGATTCCAaaacaaatttgaaaaatacaaaagagaaaaaagctTGGATAAAAAgcctaagaaaagaaaaatattgacaGAAAAAAGAACTACGTATATTCATacaacttttaaaatatttatatgatcAATGAACCTTTTAAACTACACTCTAAAAACTTCTTTTATGCCAACTGAAAATCTTATGAGAAATATTAAATTACGATTTAAAATCTTATACTCTcttcatttcatattaattgaatttatgagataatgcacacatattaagaaaaacattcaaagacataatttgaatcatacttTTCACTATTGCCtttgtaaaattataaatataacttttcaagtagtgtgatttatctcctaaaaaatataaatgaaaaaagtttcaaacatctattttaaactttgaacaatttgattattttaaacaatgaaaaattcctcaaaaattcacttaatatgaaataaagggagTAATATTGAACAAATATCTAAACAAACATTAGACTGAAATCTAACGTCGCCTAAAATCATAATAATTCACAATGATTATATTGTacagtttttaaaaatattttaaaaagatatgtaataaaaagaaatatttgtgTAAATCAAGCCAAATAATATAATGTAAACCGGGAATGAATCTGGCATGTCGGTGCCGACACTAGTTCTTGCCGACAAGATTAACCGGTAATAGCCGGTGACCAACACTTTCTGACACTTTATAACTTAACCGGCAAGTGAAAAAATTTcacagtttttttttaattgagttttccgatGCCTTATCCTCTCTCCGTCGGTGACCGTAAACTGTTGACTTTCTTATGACAAAACTCCGTGGCCCCAACGATTTTTCATTGGTAATTTTAAATTTAcgagttttaaaatatatttcacaaatttttaatatatataaaattaaa contains the following coding sequences:
- the LOC129881147 gene encoding GATA transcription factor 8-like, producing MGSNVVDEIDCGSFFDHIDDLIEFPLENENVDLSSTDCKDFPSIWNGPLPDSDSLFSGSQRNSASDLSAELSVPYEDIVHLEWLSTFVEDSFSGGGLTLGKENIPVEKEPSSQGKFQTSSPVSVLESSSSSSSSFSSSGEKTLPLSPCHRGPQRARTKRPRPTTFNPFPVFVAPGVPTESENFAESPMKKILKPAAPEQKKKKKIKFSIPLAPVETNQNPVAQQTVRKCQHCEITKTPQWRAGPMGPKTLCNACGVRYKSGRLFPEYRPAASPTFVPSLHSNSHKKVLEMRTTIVPDNNAIARTSSPATATQLEFNPSNNESVEEEHK